One genomic region from Anopheles bellator chromosome 2, idAnoBellAS_SP24_06.2, whole genome shotgun sequence encodes:
- the LOC131209238 gene encoding transducin beta-like protein 3, translating to MNSKVKLKEVYEVKTQYKAFYTGGTVAWTTDGREFLCQNNGAISIVSVDNQHELATLGEVQLDSDINEDVIFTFAVSASGTNIVSAHRSGLLKLWDRETRQQLKMWKAIHQGPIATLVYSPDDRLIASGGSDTTVRVWDPTRQLCLGTLRGCSGVVNLIVFHPDVDSKTIIAAGDDVKIHAWNYETREMTKTFAGHFSRVTGLSFSEDRKYLVSSGRDKILILWNYETEEAIKTIPVYEALEALVVLPSGVTLPGCKLKANRVYAACGGEEGVVKVWEMTEAKIVYKQTNSLVTKATEEGGLAITHLFYSQPLGQMAIVSADHNLLVHDCTSFDCVRQLSGFSDEILDIVLLGQGKRYLAMATNSNDFKLYDTATMNCQLVKGHNDIVLSLSANQRHLLSSSKDNSIRLWHFDEERFTVQCLAVGMKHTSAVGCAVISRVSGQFCASISQDKCLKTWKIPKSSERAEGDELPRLQCTLTQLAHDKDINSVCISPNDRLLATGSQDKTAKLWDVSDLSVVGVLRGHRRGIWSVRFSPVDQILLTNAADCTIKLWSLTDMTCLKTLEGHDGSVLRVEFLSAGMQLLSAGADGLLKLWSIKSSECLQTMDKHESRIWALCVTRDESTFFSGGSDSQLIKWHDVTETKREQEMNARKDVLLQEQELNNLLSERKLLKALRLSLNLDRPFATLKIVNEVIKSQETGFEGTVRKLSNDHKETLLRHAVEWNTNSKNVRPAQFAMHILLQEVLAGRFQAGELGKHLEASLPYTERHFKRLTEYMKDLNFIEYTLRCMQPHASRTD from the exons ATGAATTCGAAAGTAAAACTGAAGGAAGT GTATGAAGTAAAAACGCAGTACAAAGCATTCTACACCGGTGGAACAGTTGCGTGGACAACCGACGGACGGGAGTTCCTGTGCCAAAACAATGGCGCGATCAGTATTGTTTCGGTGGACAACCAGCATGAACTAGCTACTCTGGGTGAGGTGCAACTGGACAGTGACATTAACGAAGATGTGATCTTCACTTTTGCGGTTTCGGCCTCCGGAACGAACATTGTCTCTGCCCACCGTTCCGGACTGCTCAAATTGTGGGACCGTGAAACACGACAACAGCTCAAAATGTGGAAGGCCATTCATCAAGGACCGATAGCAACGCTCGTTTACAGCCCagacgatcgattgattgctAGCGGCGGTAGTGACACAACGGTTCGGGTCTGGGATCCGACACGCCAGCTTTGCCTCGGAACGTTGCGTGGATGCAGTGGCGTCGTCAATTTGATCGTTTTCCATCCGGATGTGGATAGTAAAACGATTATCGCGGCAGGGGACGATGTTAAGATACATGCATGGAACTACGAAACACGCGAAATGACGAAAACATTTGCCGGGCACTTTTCACGTGTTACTGGGCTATCGTTTTCGGAAGATCGGAAGTACTTAGTGTCCTCCGGCAGAGATAAAATCTTGATCCTGTGGAACTACGAAACGGAGGAAGCCATCAAAACGATCCCAGTATATGAGGCACTTGAAGCGCTCGTTGTATTACCATCCGGTGTGACGTTGCCCGGTTGCAAACTGAAAGCGAACCGGGTATATGCCGCGTGTGGCGGTGAAGAAGGCGTTGTGAAGGTGTGGGAAATGACGGAAGCAAAGATCGTCTACAAGCAAACGAACAGTCTCGTGACTAAAGCTACTGAAGAGGGAGGTCTCGCGATCACGCACCTCTTTTACAGTCAGCCTTTAGGACAGATGGCCATCGTTTCGGCGGACCACAATCTGCTGGTGCATGATTGCACTAGCTTCGACTGCGTACGACAGCTGTCGGGATTCAGCGATGAAATCTTGGACATTGTGCTTTTGGGACAAGGTAAACGTTACCTGGCGATGGCGACCAACAGCAACGACTTTAAGCTCTACGACACCGCCACTATGAACTGCCAGCTGGTGAAGGGACACAACGATATTGTGCTATCGCTTTCGGCCAATCAACGTCACCTTTTGTCCTCCTCGAAAGACAACTCGATCCGCTTGTGGCATTTCGACGAAGAACGCTTCACGGTCCAATGTCTTGCCGTTGGAATGAAACACACCAGTGCGGTTGGCTGTGCAGTAATCAGTCGTGTTTCAGGACAGTTTTGTGCTAGCATCAGCCAGGATAAATGCTTAAAGACTTGGAAAATTCCAAAGAGTTCCGAGCGCGCAGAGGGCGATGAACTTCCCCGTCTTCAGTGCACGCTGACGCAATTGGCCCACGACAAGGATATCAACAGTGTTTGCATCTCACCGAACGACCGACTTTTGGCGACCGGCTCGCAGGACAAAACGGCAAAACTGTGGGACGTCAGTGATTTGAGTGTGGTCGGAGTGCTGCGCGGTCATCGGCGTGGCATTTGGTCGGTTCGCTTTTCTCCTGTCGATCAGATACTACTGACGAACGCGGCAGATTGTACCATCAAGCTGTGGTCGTTGACCGATATGACCTGCCTGAAGACCCTCGAAGGACATGATGGGTCTGTGTTGCGAGTTGAATTTCTCTCCGCCGGAATGCAACTCCTATCGGCTGGGGCCGATGGACTGCTTAAGCTTTGGTCGATCAAATCATCGGAATGCTTGCAAACCATGGACAAACACGAGAGTCGCATCTGGGCGCTGTGCGTGACGCGGGACGAGAGTACGTTCTTTAGCGGTGGATCGGACTCACAGCTTATCAAGTGGCACGACGTGACGGAGACCAAGCGGGAACAGGAAATGAACGCTCGGAAGgacgtgctgctgcaggagcagGAATTGAACAATCTTCTGTCGGAACGGAAACTTCTGAAGGCTTTGCGACTTTCGCTCAATCTTGACCGACCGTTCGCTACGCTAAAGATTGTCAACGAAGTGATCAAATCACAGGAGACAGGCTTCGAGGGCACGGTTCGCAAGCTATCGAACGATCACAAGGAAACACTACTTCGGCATGCTGTCGAATGGAACACGAACAGTAAAAATGTAAGACCCGCTCAGTTCGCGATGCACATCCTGCTCCAGGAAGTGCTGGCCGGGCGGTTTCAAGCAGGTGAGCTGGGCAAACATCTGGAAGCGTCACTGCCGTATACGGAGCGGCACTTTAAGCGACTCACCGAATACATGAAGGATCTCAATTTTATTGAGTACACGTTGCGCTGCATGCAGCCTCATGCTTCTCGGACCGACTAG
- the LOC131210649 gene encoding transmembrane protein 186 codes for MFRTFSILSSIGKNAVISSLPRQRHFPLLLNIQHQSSAGCLVKYCSTNSVPAPVDQPAASKNDDNSITNWNTIYHFPSIMITASVKRLKFYPMILTAVTVPFSLGMAYTNIWSMTTAEIVGAVGLTTTVTLSLFSLLTNNLVGFVYCNDQLTQVKISFLDPKGKRQNRIYSVDDLVARSELPRSFLKLYFPVKNHENNDVYKLVHRYGEIYDVQTFNKVFGHEVLPK; via the exons ATGTTTAGAACGTTTTCGATTCTCTCGTCGATCGGCAAAAACGCTGTTATATCATCGCTCCCACGCCAGCGGCACTTTCCCCTTCTTCTAAACATCCAACATCAATCCAGTGCCGGTTGCCTGGTGAAATATTGCTCCACAAACTCTGTACCGGCTCCCGTGGATCAACCTGCGGCTTCGAAGAATGACGATAACTCGATTACCAACTGGAACACAATCTACCACTTTCCGTCGATAATGATCACTGCTTCGGTTAAGAGGCTGAAATTCTATCCTATGATACTGACCGCCGTGACTGTACCATTTTCCCTGGGCATGGCATACACGAACATTTGGTCGATGACGACGGCTGAAATCGTTGGGGCGGTTG GACTTACCACAACGGTGACTCTTTCGCTGTTTAGCTTATTAACTAATAACCTCGTCGGGTTTGTGTATTGCAACGATCAGCTTACCCAAGTGAAGATCTCGTTTCTGGATCCAAAGGGTAAACGACAGAATCGCATCTATTCGGTCGACGATCTCGTGGCACGGTCCGAACTTCCTCGATCATTTCTTAAGCTTTACTTTCCAGTAAAGAATCACGAAAACAATGACGTCTACAAGTTGGTGCACCGATATGGAGAAATTTACGATGTACAGACGTTTAACAAAGTGTTTGGTCATGAAGTTCTACCGAAATAG
- the LOC131210362 gene encoding small ribosomal subunit protein uS7m — MLRRLACSFVQSHTRRLLVPAAHMSQYGPHFIDPVVDKKQIEALKESGDLAKLAHVPIKAALSSQNTSVFYDPLVSQFTNYVMKQGKKELSRGLVEKGFENIKRLQLERYHLAESEEERAKIELNPKKLLHQAVENCRPLLQLTPIKRGGVRYQVPVPVTEKRSYFLAMKWLLEAVREKERTVHFPEKMAWEVLDAAANQGKVVKRKHELHRQCEANRAYAHYRWS; from the exons ATGTTGCGAAGACTAGCTTGTAGCTTTGTGCAGAG CCACACGAGACGATTACTCGTGCCGGCAGCTCACATGTCGCAGTATGGTCCCCACTTCATCGACCCCGTCGTTGATAAGAAACAAATAGAAGCCTTGAAGGAGTCTGGTGATCTGGCGAAATTGGCCCACGTCCCGATCAAGGCGGCACTAAGTagccaaaacacgtccgtATTCTACGATCCGCTCGTCAGCCAGTTCACGAATTATGTAATGAAGCAGGGCAAGAAAGAGCTATCCCGTGGACTGGTCGAAAAGGGATTCGAAAATATTAAGCGATTGCAGCTGGAACGTTACCACCTGGCCGAGAGCGAAGAGGAGCGAGCTAAGATTGAGCTGAACCCAAAAAAGCTGCTACATCAGGCAGTGGAGAACTGCCGCCCTTTGCTGCAACTAACACCAATCAAGCGTGGTGGTGTTCGGTATCAAGTGCCGGTGCCAGTAACGGAGAAACGTTCCTACTTTCTCGCTATGAAATGGCTACTGGAGGCAGTCCGTGAGAAGGAACGGACAGTACACTTCCCGGAGAAAATGGCGTGGGAGGTGCTAgacgccgccgccaaccaGGGGAAAGTGGTGAAGCGGAAGCATGAGCTGCATCGACAGTGTGAAGCGAATCGAGCCTATGCCCACTATCGGTGGAGCTAA
- the LOC131210834 gene encoding glyoxylate reductase/hydroxypyruvate reductase-like, translating to MRSGIVRLVRDLPSMLKPQIDQYTFGNRRPKLLVTCSDIPARYIDLLRERCDVTVCDGTKRSDILQSLPGAEGILWLTADRLDAEALNAAGSQLRVVSTMTSGMDYVDAKEFTLRGVALGHTPKVVNGPVADIAVGLMLAAARRFHEGRLKIAAGEWEMRPQWMLGQDVPGSTIGIIGFGGIGQTILKRLQGFDIARYLYTGRTRKDEGDRVGAEYVDLATLLRESDFVFITCPLTEETTNMINRDALTRMKNSSVLINVARGGIVDQSALVEALQSGTIFAAGLDVMTPEPLDPKDPLLTLPNCIVVPHLGTATQRSLLDMFAISACNVLSVLAGGDLVAAFKK from the exons ATGCGCTCCGGGATCGTTCGATTAGTGCGTGATCTTCCAAGCATGCTGAAACCGCAGATAGATCAATACACGTTTGGTAACCGGCGACCAAAGCTTCTCGTCACCTGCTCCGACATCCCCGCTAGATACATCGATCTTCTCCGTGAGAG GTGCGATGTCACGGTGTGCGACGGCACGAAACGATCAGATATTCTTCAGTCCCTACCGGGTGCTGAAGGAATCTTGTGGCTTACGGCGGATCGGCTAGATGCCGAAGCACTGAATGCGGCCGGTTCCCAGCTACGCGTAGTATCAACAATGACATCCGGTATGGATTATGTGGATGCGAAAGAGTTCACCCTGCGAGGTGTTGCTCTGGGACACACGCCAAAAGTAGTGAACGGACCAGTGGCGGACATTGCCGTCGGTCTAATGCTGGCCGCTGCCAGACGGTTCCATGAGGGCAGGCTAAAGATAGCGGCCGGCGAGTGGGAAATGCGACCACAGTGGATGCTCGGGCAAGACGTGCCCGGGTCGACGATCGGCATCATCGGGTTCGGTGGAATCGGACAAACGATTCTGAAGCGCTTACAAGGATTCGATATAGCCCGGTACTTGTACACAGGTCGAACACGAAAGGACGAAGGTGATCGAGTCGGGGCCGAATACGTTGACCTTGCGACCTTGCTGCGGGAAAgcgatttcgtttttattacCTGTCCGCTGACGGAAGAAACGACAAATATGATCAACCGTGATGCACTGACCAGGATGAAGAACTCCAGCGTGCTCATTAATGTGGCCCGTGGAGGAATCGTCGATCAATCGGCTTTGGTAGAGGCGCTACAAAGCGGCACGATTTTTGCGGCTGGATTGGACGTGATGACTCCGGAACCTTTAGATCCGAAAGATCCACTGCTCACGCTACCTAATTGCA TTGTTGTCCCTCACCTTGGAACTGCCACACAAAGAAGTTTGTTAGATATGTTCGCGATCAGCGCCTGCAATGTACTGTCGGTACTCGCCGGAGGCGATCTTGTTGCCGCTTTTAAGaaataa
- the LOC131210836 gene encoding glyoxylate reductase/hydroxypyruvate reductase-like: MFFAVHKIIMRSRPLVLVTHHQVQPLALDLLRQHCDVIVPESDFPTRTQILALCPGVDGLLWTSYKIKLDREVLDTCGTQLRAISLTMNGVDCVDVPEINKRNIPLGHTPTIPNGAVADVAIGLMIAAGTGFWHPPTDCTHAFTIQGATVGIVGFGGIGQLVAKRLKGFDVGAILYYSRSVSGQAKDLNAQFVTKDELLRGSDYLFVCCPLTCETAGMFDRAAFAKMKSSAVIINIARGAIVDEMALIDALKDGTIRAAGLDTVTTEPAPPESELFRLPNCVLVPHLGTATKRTRDEMALRAVENVLAGLRRNLMPSPYPPPPAD; this comes from the exons ATGTTCTTTGCGGTGCATAAGATCATCATGCGATCGAGACCGCTGGTTCTGGTAACGCACCACCAGGTGCAACCTTTGGCACTTGATCTATTACGCCAACA CTGTGATGTGATCGTTCCTGAATCCGACTTCCCCACGAGAACGCAGATACTGGCCCTCTGTCCTGGTGTTGATGGTTTGCTATGGACCAGCTACAAAATCAAACTCGACCGGGAAGTGCTGGATACGTGTGGAACCCAGTTGCGAGCAATTTCTCTTACGATGAATGGTGTAGACTGTGTGGATGTGCCAGAGATAAATAAACGGAACATTCCGCTTGGTCATACGCCAACTATACCTAACGGAGCAGTAGCGGATGTTGCAATCGGGTTGATGATCGCAGCTGGCACAGGATTTTGGCATCCTCCTACCGATTGCACTCATGCTTTTACGATTCAAGGAGCTACAGTGGGTATCGTAGGATTCGGCGGAATAGGTCAACTGGTAGCTAAGAGACTTAAAGGATTCGATGTAGGTGCGATACTGTACTACAGTCGTTCCGTAAGCGGACAAGCGAAAGATCTCAATGCACAGTTTGTTACGAAAGATGAACTGCTGCGGGGCTCCGACTATCTGTTCGTCTGCTGTCCGTTAACTTGCGAAACAGCCGGGATGTTCGATCGTGCTGCGTTTGCCAAAATGAAGTCCAGTGCGGTAATTATCAACATTGCCAGGGGAGCAATCGTTGACGAGATGGCGTTGATCGATGCCCTGAAAGATGGAACCATCCGTGCTGCTGGATTAGACACCGTTACTACGGAACCAGCCCCTCCGGAGAGTGAATTGTTCCGTCTTCCAAATTGCG TATTGGTGCCCCACTTGGGAACAGCTACAAAAAGAACTCGAGACGAAATGGCCTTACGAGCGGTTGAAAATGTGTTGGCAGGTTTGCGGCGCAATCTCATGCCGTCACCATACCCGCCCCCTCCTGCGGATTAA
- the LOC131210833 gene encoding glyoxylate reductase/hydroxypyruvate reductase-like yields MWYSLIYTALLSLGWCGVLSLASAPHTPATMPNKEPRPVVLVTNKETPEKGIDKLRQKCEVIFPSSHPATREEILELAGQVDGIMWVGHMALNGEVLDRGGSRLKAISTMSAGMDYVDLEEFKKRRFPLGYTPIVLNDAVADTAIGLMIAAGRRFHEGRLAIEGSQWNGGPQWMLGRDIKRSTVGIVGFGGIGQTIAKRLQGFDVGQLLYSGRRPKPEAEALGAKLVPQDELLQESDYVVLAVPLTNATYHMMNETTLSKMKPTAVLVNVARGDLVDQKALVSALKKGTIFAAGLDVMSPEPLPADDELMTLPNAVIIPHLGSATVRTRNDMAEIAALNVLSGIAGAPMLSPYPLSMSSA; encoded by the exons ATGTGGTATTCGTTGATTTACACAGCTCTTTTATCGCTTGGTTGGTGTGGAGTGCTTTCTTTAGCCAG TGCACCACATACTCCTGCTACGATGCCAAACAAAGAACCTCGTCCCGTAGTGCTGGTTACGAACAAGGAAACGCCGGAGAAGGGCATCGACAAGTTGCGGCAAAA ATGTGAGGTCATCTTTCCCAGCAGTCATCCGGCGACAAGGGAAGAAATTCTCGAGCTAGCGGGCCAGGTTGACGGTATCATGTGGGTTGGCCATATGGCACTGAACGGAGAAGTGCTAGACCGTGGTGGTTCTCGCCTGAAAGCCATCTCCACCATGTCGGCCGGCATGGATTACGTGGACCTGGAGGAATTTAAAAAACGTCGGTTCCCGCTCGGCTATACACCGATCGTGCTGAACGATGCAGTGGCCGACACGGCAATCGGACTGATGATTGCTGCCGGACGGCGCTTCCACGAAGGTCGGCTCGCTATCGAGGGATCTCAGTGGAACGGTGGTCCCCAGTGGATGTTGGGGCGAGATATTAAACGCAGCACGGTTGGAATCGTCGGATTTGGTGGCATCGGTCAAACGATTGCAAAGCGTTTACAAGGATTCGACGTCGGCCAGTTGCTGTACTCGGGACGAcggccgaaaccggaagccgaagcACTAGGGGCGAAGCTGGTTCCACAGGACGAGTTGCTGCAGGAAAGTGACTACGTCGTGCTGGCTGTTCCGCTAACTAACGCAACGTACCACATGATGAACGAAACTACGCTTAgcaaaatgaaacccacagCGGTGCTGGTTAACGTTGCTCGTGGCGATCTGGTCGATCAGAAGGCGCTGGTGAGCGCCCTCAAGAAGGGTACAATATTCGCGGCCGGCCTGGACGTGATGTCTCCTGAGCCGCTGCCAGCGGACGACGAGCTGATGACACTTCCCAATGCCG TCATCATTCCGCATCTCGGCTCCGCAACGGTGCGAACGCGAAACGACATGGCCGAGATAGCAGCTCTGAATGTTCTCTCGGGAATCGCTGGTGCTCCGATGCTATCACCCTATCCGCTGTCTATGTCATCAGCGTAG
- the LOC131210832 gene encoding homogentisate 1,2-dioxygenase, whose amino-acid sequence MPEYKYLSGFGSHFSSEDPRCPNALPEGQNSPQKCAYGLYAEQLSGSAFTAPRTENTRSWLYRIRPSVVHQPFVRYEGVAPYLRGTAWEEQHPNPNQMRWNPFDLPAAGREVDFLSGLHTVCGAGDVRARHGLAVHVYLANSSMKDTAFYNSDGDFLIVPQQGALDITTEFGRLYVKPNEICVIPQGVRFTVALEGPSRGYILEVYDGHFRLPDLGPIGANGLANPRDFLAPTASFEDRTVDGYRIVSKYQGALFVAKQSHSPFDVVAWHGNYVPYKYDLARFMVINSVSFDHCDPSIFTVLTCPSNRPGTAIADFVIFPPRWSVQEGTFRPPYYHRNCMSEFMGLIFGRYEAKEGGFLPGGASLHSMMTPHGPDHRCFEGASNAELKPERIADGTQAFMFESSLSMAVTRWGEQTCQKLDARYYECWQALEKHFHL is encoded by the exons ATGCCCGAATATAAG TACTTGTCCGGTTTCGGGTCTCACTTCTCGTCAGAAGATCCCCGTTGTCCAAATGCCCTGCCAGAGGGACAAAACTCACCACAAAAGTGCGCCTATGGACTATACGCCGAACAGCTGTCGGGCAGTGCTTTTACGGCGCCCCGCACAGAGAATACGCGCTCCTGGCTGTACCGTATCCGACCATCGGTGGTCCATCAACCATTCGTCCGGTACGAAGGTGTGGCTCCGTACTTGCGCGGAACCGCCTGGGAAGAGCAGCACCCGAATCCGAACCAGATGCGCTGGAATCCGTTCGATTTACCGGCCGCGGGACGTGAAGTAGACTTCTTATCCGGTTTACATACGGTCTGTGGAGCAGGCGATGTTCGCGCTCGGCATGGGCTTGCCGTGCACGTCTACCTGGCCAACAGTTCGATGAAGGACACGGCGTTTTACAATAGCGATGGAGACTTCCTCATAG TTCCCCAGCAAGGTGCTCTGGACATTACCACCGAGTTTGGTCGCTTGTATGTCAAACCGAACGAAATCTGCGTCATTCCGCAGGGTGTACGCTTCACCGTGGCACTGGAAGGTCCGTCCCGTGGTTACATCCTAGAGGTGTACGACGGTCACTTCCGCTTGCCCGATTTGGGCCCGATCGGAGCGAACGGTTTAGCGAATCCGCGTGATTTTCTCGCACCTACCGCATCATTTGAGGATCGCACCGTTGACGGATATCGTATCGTGTCCAAGTACCAGGGAGCCTTATTTGTGGCCAAACAGTCCCACTCCCCGTTCGATGTAGTTGCCTGGCACGGAAACTATGTGCCGTACAAGTACGATCTGGCTCGGTTCATGGTTATCAACTCGGTCAGCTTCGACCACTGTGATCCGAGCATTTTCACCGTGCTGACCTGCCCAAGCAATCGACCAGGGACAGCGATCGCCGACTTTGTTATCTTCCCTCCGAGATGGTCTGTCCAGGAGGGTACCTTCCGGCCACCATACTACCATC GTAATTGCATGAGTGAGTTCATGGGACTAATCTTTGGACGCTACGAAGCTAAAGAAGGAGGCTTCCTGCCGGGCGGTGCTTCCCTGCACTCCATGATGACACCACACGGTCCGGATCATCGGTGCTTCGAGGGCGCATCAAACGCGGAACTTAAACCGGAACGCATAGCCGATGGCACCCAGGCGTTTATGTTCGAATCGTCCCTGAGCATGGCCGTGACACGGTGGGGAGAACAGACGTGCCAGAAACTAGACGCCCGCTATTACGAGTGCTGGCAGGCGCTAGAGAAACACTTTCACCTGtaa